One region of Triticum aestivum cultivar Chinese Spring unplaced genomic scaffold, IWGSC CS RefSeq v2.1 scaffold69951, whole genome shotgun sequence genomic DNA includes:
- the LOC123175855 gene encoding indole-2-monooxygenase-like: protein VSLVVAKIHEAAAVGGVVDMSELLKTFTYDMACRIVSGEFFLKEGQSKLFQDLTNDTSLLLGGFKVEEYFPTLSRVGLLKRTVRAKAERLRHRWADLLDKVIDYHENEDKSVLDNQGSNFVDILLSVQLEYGLTREQMKALLTDVFFGLTDTSSNTLEFTMAELMRRPRLIGKLQDEVRSIEPQGQEIVNEADISSMTYLRAVLKESFRFHPVAPLLAPHLAMADCSIDGYMIPAGTHVFVNVWAIGRDSSSWEESEEFIPERFTEEGRDVHVNFVGSNFKLLPFGAGRRICPGINLGIMTVELMLANLMYHFNWELPIGVERKDIDMTEVFGLTVRLKEKLLLVPKSCM from the exons GTGAGCTTGGTGGTGGCCAAGATTCACGAGGCCGCCGCAGTCGGTGGTGTGGTGGACATGAGTGAGCTGCTCAAGACATTCACATATGACATGGCATGTCGCATCGTGTCCGGAGAATTCTTCCTAAAAGAAGGACAGAGCAAGTTGTTCCAAGACCTCACCAATGATACGTCACTGCTGCTAGGAGGGTTCAAGGTGGAGGAGTACTTCCCAACATTGTCTAGGGTAGGACTGCTTAAAAGGACAGTTCGTGCAAAGGCTGAGAGACTAAGGCATAGATGGGCCGATCTGCTGGACAAGGTGATCGATTATCATGAGAACGAGGACAAGTCAGTGTTAGATAACCAGGGTAGTAATTTCGTCGATATTCTCTTGTCTGTTCAGCTCGAGTATGGTCTCACAAGAGAGCAGATGAAAGCTCTCCTAACC GATGTATTTTTCGGTTTAACTGACACATCATCTAACACCCTCGAATTCACAATGGCTGAGCTCATGAGGAGGCCCCGCCTGATTGGGAAGCTACAAGACGAGGTAAGGAGTATCGAACCCCAGGGACAGGAAATTGTTAATGAAGCCGACATTAGCAGTATGACATACCTAAGAGCAGTCCTAAAGGAGTCATTCCGATTTCATCCTGTTGCACCTTTACTTGCTCCACACCTTGCCATGGCTGACTGCAGCATCGATGGGTACATGATTCCTGCTGGGACGCATGTCTTTGTCAATGTATGGGCCATTGGTAGAGACTCTAGCTCATGGGAGGAAAGTGAAGAATTCATACCTGAAAGATTTACAGAGGAAGGCCGTGATGTGCATGTCAACTTTGTAGGGAGTAATTTTAAACTCTTGCCGTTCGGGGCAGGACGCAGGATATGCCCTGGTATAAACCTTGGAATCATGACTGTTGAGCTTATGTTGGCAAACTTGATGTACCATTTCAACTGGGAACTGCCAATAGGGGTTGAGAGGAAAGACATTGATATGACAGAGGTGTTTGGACTAACTGTGCGCCTGAAGGAGAAATTACTGTTAGTTCCAAAATCATGCATGTAA